One part of the Drosophila teissieri strain GT53w chromosome 3R, Prin_Dtei_1.1, whole genome shotgun sequence genome encodes these proteins:
- the LOC122618980 gene encoding indole-3-acetaldehyde oxidase, whose protein sequence is MSIKFNVNGFPYEVQAADYAPDTTLNAFLREHLHLTATKYMCLEGGCGSCVCVIRRRHPVTQEVQSRAANSCLKLLNTCDDAEIMTDEGLGNQLSGYHPIQKRLAQLNGTQCGYCSPGFVMNMYGLLEQHRGQVSMSQVEDAFGGNLCRCTGYRPILDAMKSFAVDSNIEVPPECVDIEDSFELLCPRTGQSCKGSCSRPPVRDQGGSHWYWPKSLAELFAALSQVANGELYMLVAGNTAHGVYRRPRDIRHFIDVNMVPELRQYSIETDHLLLGGNVTLTDAMQVFLLAAKRPGFEYCAQLWQHFNLIANVPVRNNGTLAGNISIKKQHFEFPSDVFITFEALDVHVLVYDNPTTQRVMNLLSYLSDTTSKLVLGGFILKAYPKDRFLFRSYKILPRAQNVHAYVNAGFLIEWQDIQRRIVHSARICFGNIRPDYIHDEQLEQLLPGRDLYDPATVAQIFQQLPASLQPEERPPEASPEYRQMLACSLLYKFLLATAPKERVRERFRTGGLLLERPLSSGSQSFETIKKNYPVTQPVQKLEGLIQCSGEAMYMNDLLTTSNAVHCAFVTAKRVGATIEQIDPSAALQCKGVVAFYSAKDIPGSNNFVLMDQFTPEVDEVFAGGRVKYFDQPLGVIAALTHDTAVYAATLVVVTYARDQRKIYTTMNQVLAEKQTDRIVSKSKDPEEPLKMPPLAPGDVLGRGILELESQYHFTMEPQTTIVVPLDNILQVYCATQWMDCTQGAIAHMLGVTVNSIQLQVRRVGGAYGAKVTRCNLVACATALVASKLRRPARFVQTIESMMETLGKRWACRSDYEFRARANGSIIMLSNNYYEDAGCNLNENVVDFLTLPILRNVYNLTDSNYRTQGSAIRTDAPSSTWCRAPGSAEGIAMTETALEHIAFTCQLDPADVRLVNLQPGNKMVQLLPKFLASTEYRKRRDQINLFNSQNRWRKRGLGLALMSFPLNTTVAFNYPVTVAIYHEDGSVVISHGGIEIGQGVNTKAAQVAAFVLGVPLDQVKVEASNTVSGANSMLTANSMTSEMIGLAVRKACDTLNKRLAPVKERLGPRATWVQVLQAAYLQSVFLVATESYRLGDIPNYNIFGLSLTDLELDILTGNHLIRRVDILEDAGESLSPHIDVGQVEGAFVMGLGYYLTEHLVYDRQTGQILTNRTWNYHPPGAKDIPIDFRIELLQKRPNPVGFMRSKATGEPALCLAVGALFAMQHAIQSARSDAGLPREWVRLGAPTTPETVVLNSGSQVEAFALQ, encoded by the exons ATGAGCATCAAGTTCAATGTGAATGGCTTTCCGTACGAGGTGCAGGCGGCTGACTATGCACCGGACACCACCCTCAACGCCTTCCTCCGGGAGCACCTGCACCTGACGGCCACCAAGTACATGTGCCTGGAGGGCGGCTGCGGCTCCTGCGTCTGCGTCATCCGCAGGCGCCACCCGGTCACCCAGGAGGTTCAGTCCCGGGCAGCCAACTCG TGCCTGAAGCTCCTGAACACCTGCGACGATGCGGAGATCATGACGGACGAGGGCCTGGGCAACCAGCTGAGTGGCTACCATCCCATCCAGAAGCGCCTGGCCCAGTTGAATGGCACCCAGTGCGGCTACTGCTCGCCCGGATTCGTGATGAACATGTACGGACTGCTGGAGCAACATCGCGGCCAGGTGAGCATGTCGCAGGTGGAGGACGCTTTCGGCGGAAACCTCTGCCGCTGCACCGGCTATCGACCCATTCTGGATGCCATGAAGTCCTTCGCGGTGGACAGCAACATTGAGGTGCCGCCCGAGTGCGTGGACATCGAGGACTCCTTCGAGCTGCTCTGCCCGCGAACTGGCCAATCCTGCAAGGGCAGCTGCTCGAGACCTCCTGTAAGGGATCAGGGAGGTAGTCACTGGTACTGGCCAAAGTCCCTGGCGGAGCTCTTCGCGGCCCTCAGTCAGGTGGCGAACGGAGAACTCTACATGCTGGTGGCCGGGAACACCGCCCATGGAGTTTACCGGCGACCCAGGGACATCCGACACTTCATCGACGTGAACATGGTGCCGGAGCTGAGGCAGTACAGCATTGAGACGGATCACCTGCTGCTGGGCGGGAATGTCACTCTCACGGATGCCATGCAGGTTTTCCTGCTGGCTGCCAAGAGGCCCGGATTCGAGTATTGTGCCCAGTTGTGGCAGCACTTCAACCTGATTGCCAATGTGCCGGTGCGAAAT AACGGCACACTGGCGGGCAACATTAGCATCAAGAAGCAGCACTTTGAGTTTCCCTCCGATGTGTTCATCACATTTGAGGCTTTGGATGTCCACGTCCTGGTCTACGATAATCCCACTACCCAAAGGGTGATGAACCTGCTCTCGTATCTCAGCGATACAACCTCCAAGCTGGTGCTGGGTGGTTTCATCCTAAAGGCCTATCCAAAGGACAGATTCCTGTTCAGATCTTATAAG ATCTTGCCCAGAGCACAGAATGTGCATGCATACGTGAATGCAGGCTTTCTCATCGAATGGCAGGATATTCAGCGCAGGATTGTCCACTCCGCTCGCATATGTTTCGGCAACATCCGTCCGGATTACATACACGATGAGCAACTGGAGCAACTGCTCCCTGGCAGGGATCTCTACGATCCAGCCACAGTTGCGCAGATCTTCCAGCAACTTCCAGCTAGCCTGCAGCCTGAGGAGCGGCCACCGGAAGCCTCCCCGGAATATCGCCAGATGCTAGCCTGCTCCTTGCTCTACAAGTTTTTGCTGGCCACCGCACCCAAGGAGCGGGTTCGAGAACGCTTTCGCACTGGAGGCCTGCTTCTGGAGCGACCACTGTCCTCGGGAAGCCAGTCCTTTGAGACCATCAAGAAAAACTATCCGGTCACGCAGCCTGTACAGAAACTAGAAG GACTCATTCAGTGCTCGGGCGAGGCCATGTATATGAACGACCTACTGACCACCTCGAACGCCGTCCATTGTGCCTTTGTAACTGCCAAGCGAGTTGGTGCCACCATCGAGCAGATTGATCCTTCCGCTGCCCTCCAGTGCAAGGGAGTGGTGGCCTTCTATTCGGCCAAGGATATTCCAGGTTCCAACAACTTTGTTCTGATGGATCAGTTCACCCCTGAGGTTGACGAGGTCTTCGCTGGAGGGCGGGTCAAGTACTTTGATCAACCGTTGGGAGTCATCGCAGCCCTCACCCATGATACGGCTGTCTATGCTGCCACATTGGTGGTGGTCACGTATGCTCGGGATCAGCGGAAGATCTACACGACCATGAACCAAGTGCTGGCGGAGAAGCAAACCGATCGGATTGTGAGCAAGAGCAAGGATCCCGAGGAACCCCTGAAGATGCCTCCTCTTGCACCTGGCGATGTTCTCGGAAGGGGGATCCTGGAACTCGAATCACAATACCACTTTACCATGGAGCCCCAAACAACGATCGTGGTGCCGTTGGATAACATCCTGCAGGTGTACTGTGCCACCCAATGGATGGACTGCACCCAGGGAGCGATTGCCCACATGTTGGGGGTCACTGTGAATTCCATTCAGCTCCAAGTTAGACGAGTGGGTGGAGCATATGGCGCGAAGGTGACTAGGTGCAACTTAGTGGCTTGCGCCACGGCTTTGGTGGCTTCGAAGCTGAGGAGACCTGCCAGATTTGTTCAGACCATAGAGTCCATGATGGAGACCCTTGGCAAGCGATGGGCCTGCAGATCGGACTACGAGTTCCGAGCTCGAGCCAATGGATCTATCATCATGTTGAGCAACAACTACTATGAGGATGCCGGATGCAATCTGAATGAAAACGTCGTTGACTTCCTGACCCTGCCAATTCTGAGGAATGTTTACAACCTGACTGACTCGAACTATAGGACCCAAGGCAGTGCCATCAGAACGGATGCACCCAGCTCCACTTGGTGTCGAGCTCCGGGCTCTGCAGAGG GAATCGCCATGACGGAAACCGCTTTGGAGCACATAGCCTTCACATGCCAGCTAGATCCTGCCGATGTGCGTTTGGTTAATCTTCAGCCAGGAAACAAAAtggtgcagctgctgccgaaGTTTCTGGCCTCCACGGAGTACCGCAAGCGGCGGGACCAGATCAACCTATTCAACTCCCAGAACCGGTGGCGCAAACGAGGTCTGGGATTGGCCCTAATGAGTTTCCCGCTGAACACCACAGTGGCCTTCAACTATCCCGTCACGGTGGCCATCTACCACGAGGACGGGTCGGTGGTGATCTCGCACGGGGGCATTGAGATTGGCCAAGGAGTGAACACCAAGGCGGCCCAGGTGGCAGCATTCGTGCTGGGCGTTCCGCTGGATCAGGTGAAAGTGGAGGCCAGCAACACCGTCAGCGGAGCCAACTCCATGCTGACGGCCAACTCGATGACCAGCGAGATGATCGGACTGGCAGTGAGAAAAGCCTGCGACACTCTGAACAAGAGACTGGCTCCGGTGAAGGAGAGACTTGGCCCTCGGGCCACCTGGGTGCAGGTGCTCCAAGCGGCCTACTTGCAGTCCGTCTTCCTCGTCGCCACGGAATCCTATCGGTTGGGCGATATACCCAACTACAACATCTTCGGGCTGAGTCTCACCGATCTGGAACTGGACATTCTGACCGGCAACCATCTGATCCGCCGGGTGGACATCCTAGAGGATGCCGGCGAGAGCCTGAGTCCACACATCGATGTGGGTCAAGTGGAGGGCGCCTTTGTGATGGGCTTGGGATACTATCTCACCGAGCATCTGGTCTACGATCGCCAGACTGGCCAGATCCTGACGAACCGCACCTGGAACTACCACCCACCAGGAGCCAAGGACATCCCGATAGACTTTCGCATCGAGTTGCTCCAGAAGAGGCCCAACCCCGTGGGCTTCATGCGGTCCAAGGCCACGGGTGAGCCTGCCCTGTGTCTGGCTGTCGGAGCTCTCTTCGCCATGCAGCACGCTATCCAGTCGGCCAGGAGCGACGCGGGTCTTCCGAGGGAGTGGGTTCGCTTGGGGGCACCTACGACGCCGGAGACGGTCGTCCTCAACTCCGGAAGCCAGGTGGAAGCATTCGCCTTGCAATGA
- the LOC122620390 gene encoding allergen Tab y 5.0101, which produces MELSRFVFVALLHFLPFECSKLVDYCQLSYCGANNLACNNPSKFSVMCPPNARTLSMSTYRNLLLSAFNEFRNFTASGRLKYLQAAAARMSRLSYSVELESLARLAVITCSAHKFCLSSPEFYYVGTNTGSTSYLGSLNDYEDLELMLRTIQDWTRYADYINIKMGLYMPTTLEKRDIAKALLLMADRNTHVGCSAMRFTVDFVHNFIFLCAFSTDLLVERPIYRMSTKPGTACQRLDATYSALCAAGENYDNNKPVANARVFQLPLDMSIGRQAYVPAT; this is translated from the exons ATGGAGCTAAGTCGGTTCGTATTCGTAGCACTGCTCCACTTCTTGCCCTTTGAATGCAGCAAGTTAGTTGACTACTGCCAGCTGTCCTACTGTGGGGCAAATAACCTAGCCTGCAACAATCCATCT AAATTCAGCGTCATGTGTCCGCCGAATGCCAGAACTCTTTCCATGTCGACCTACCGAAATTTACTGCTGAGTGCCTTCAATGAGTTTCGCAACTTCACGGCGAGCGGAAGGCTAAAGTATCTTCAGGCAGCGGCGGCACGAATGTCCCGACTGAGTTACTCGGTGGAACTGGAGAGTCTGGCCCGACTGGCGGTCATCACGTGCTCCGCACACAAGTTCTGCCTGAGCTCACCGGAATTCTATTACGTGGGCACCAACACAGGATCAACCTCCTATTTGGGTAGTTTAAACGACTACGAGGACCTGGAACTCATGTTGCGGACTATCCAGGACTGGACCAGATATGCGGACTACATCAACATTAAAATGGGTCTCTATATGCCTACTACTTTAGAGAAAAG GGACATAGCAAAAGCCCTACTCCTGATGGCAGATCGGAACACCCATGTGGGCTGTTCGGCTATGAGATTCACCGTGGACTTCGTCCACAACTTCATCTTCTTGTGCGCCTTTAGCACCGATCTTCTCGTGGAGCGTCCCATTTACCGGATGTCCACTAAGCCAGGAACTGCGTGCCAGCGGTTGGATGCCACATACTCAGCACTGTGCGCTGCTGGGGAAAACTACGACAACAATAAGCCCGTGGCGAATGCAAGGGTGTTCCAGTTACCCCTCGATATGTCCATTGGTCGACAAGCTTATGTGCCAGCCACATAG
- the LOC122620389 gene encoding indole-3-acetaldehyde oxidase, with amino-acid sequence MAGRITINGTSHEVNLAALPADISLNTFIREYAGLTGTKFMCQEGGCGVCVCTLTGVHPETGEPRTWAVNSCLTLLNTCLGLEVTTSEGLGNKRVGYHAIQQRLAKMNGTQCGYCSPGIVMNMYGLLKSKGGKVTMEEVENSFGGNICRCTGYRPILDAMKSFAVDSNIQVPAECIDIEDLSSKQCPKTGQACSGSCKKQQPKGSQLYPDGSRWSWPESLENLFAALQGAVQEKLPYMLVAGNTAHGVYRRRPDIKAFIDVSGLAELKGHKLSADNSTLTLGGNLSLSETMELCRQLEKTKGFEYLSQVWQHLDWIANVPVRNAGTLAGNLTIKHAHPEFPSDVFIVLEALDAQVIVQEAVDKQQTVSLASYLGSSMEGKVIRGLVLRAYPKERFAFDSYKIMPRAQNAHAYVNAAFLVEFAADSTVKSARICFGGIHPEFVHATAIENLIQGKNPFQNGLVEKAFGQLSTLLQPDAVLPDASPAYRRKLACGLFYKFLLKEAAQRKQGLGSRFATGGSLLKRPVSSGQQSFETFQEHYPVTKATEKHEGLIQCSGEATYSNDLPTQHNQLWAAFVTAKKVGAKVTKVDTQPALELPGVVAYFDAKDIPGPNYVGPKVRDAFFFPQDEQLFATGQIKFYGQPVGMILANSNSLANRAAELVKLSYEGGAEEVLPTLKAVLDKEGSEAGNSKRLEQPVKSTIEVLQLEEPFDVSSSGQLDMGLQYHYYMEPQTTVVVPFEGGLQVYTATQWMDLTQDTIANVLNLKSNEVQVKTRRIGGGYGGKATRCNVAAAAAALAAHKLNRPVRFVQSLESIMTSLGKRWAFHCDYDFFVQKSGKISGIVSRFYEDAGYLSNESPIGHTVLLSKNCYEFSDNYKLDGYLVCTDSPSNTPCRAPGSVEGIAMMENIIEHIAFETGLDPADVRTANLLPAHKMGDMMPRFLESTKYRARRTEVAAHNKENRWRKRGLGLCIMEYQIGYFGQYPATVAIYHSDGTVVVSHGGIEMGQGMNTKISQVVGHTLGIPMEQIRIEASDTINGANSMVTGGAVGSETLCFAVRKACETLNERLKPVREELKPANWQDLVQEAYNRKINLIASDQCKQGDMDPYSVCGLCLTEVELDVLTGNYIVGRVDILEDTGESLNPNVDIGQIEGAFMMGLGYWTSEQVIADPKTGECLTNRTWTYKPPGAKDIPTDLRIELLPKSPNKAGFMRSKATGEPAICLSIAVAFALQHALQSARDDAGVAKSWVTLTAPMTPEYLVLHAGSEPSQFKLN; translated from the exons ATGGCTGGAAGAATTACAATCAACGGCACCAGCCACGAAg TTAATCTGGCTGCCCTGCCGGCGGATATCTCGCTGAACACTTTCATCCGGGAGTACGCCGGATTGACGGGCACGAAGTTCATGTGCCAGGAGGGCGGATGCGGCGTCTGCGTCTGCACCCTGACTGGGGTTCATCCGGAGACCGGAGAGCCGCGCACCTGGGCGGTCAACTCGTGCCTCACGCTGCTAAACACGTGCTTGGGCCTGGAGGTGACCACCTCGGAGGGATTGGGCAACAAGCGGGTCGGCTACCATGCCATCCAGCAGCGACTGGCCAAGATGAACGGCACCCAGTGCGGCTACTGCTCGCCGGGAATCGTGATGAACATGTACGGGCTGCTGAAGTCGAAGGGCGGCAAGGTCACCatggaggaggtggagaaCTCCTTTGGCGGCAACATCTGCCGCTGCACTGGCTATCGTCCCATTCTCGACGCCATGAAGTCCTTCGCCGTGGACAGCAATATCCAGGTGCCTGCTGAGTGCATCGACATTGAGGACCTGAGCAGCAAACAGTGTCCCAAGACGGGCCAAGCCTGCTCCGGCAGCTGCAAGAAGCAGCAGCCCAAGGGCAGCCAACTGTATCCGGATGGCAGCCGCTGGAGCTGGCCAGAGAGTCTGGAGAATCTCTTTGCCGCTCTGCAGGGAGCAGTCCAGGAGAAGCTGCCCTACATGCTGGTGGCTGGCAACACGGCCCACGGGGTCTACAGACGTCGTCCGGACATCAAGGCATTCATCGACGTATCCGGCCTGGCGGAGCTCAAGGGTCACAAGCTGAGCGCGGATAACTCCACCCTAACTCTCGGAGGAAATCTGAGCCTCAGCGAAACCATGGAGCTGTGCCGCCAACTGGAGAAGACGAAGGGCTTCGAGTACTTGTCTCAGGTGTGGCAACACCTCGATTGGATCGCTAATGTTCCAGTGCGCAAT GCCGGCACCTTGGCGGGCAACCTAACCATCAAGCATGCCCACCCGGAGTTCCCCTCGGATGTGTTCATCGTCCTGGAGGCCCTAGATGCCCAAGTGATTGTCCAGGAGGCGGTGGACAAGCAGCAGACCGTGAGCCTGGCCAGCTACCTCGGCTCTTCCATGGAGGGAAAGGTTATCCGTGGTCTGGTGCTGCGCGCGTATCCCAAGGAGCGGTTCGCATTTGACTCCTACAAG ATTATGCCCCGCGCCCAGAATGCCCATGCCTATGTGAATGCGGCTTTCCTCGTGGAATTCGCAGCAGACTCCACTGTCAAGTCAGCTCGCATTTGTTTCGGTGGCATCCATCCCGAGTTCGTACATGCCACAGCGATTGAGAACTTGATTCAGGGCAAGAATCCCTTCCAGAACGGACTGGTGGAGAAGGCCTTCGGGCAGCTCTCCACCCTGCTCCAGCCCGATGCCGTTCTGCCGGATGCCTCGCCCGCCTACCGACGCAAGTTGGCCTGCGGTCTCTTCTACAAGTTCCTCCTGAAGGAAGCGGCTCAGCGAAAGCAGGGACTGGGCAGTCGATTCGCCACAGGCGGCTCCCTCCTGAAACGCCCGGTGTCAAGTGGCCAGCAGAGCTTTGAGACATTCCAGGAGCACTACCCGGTGACCAAGGCGACGGAGAAGCACGAGGGTCTGATCCAGTGCTCTGGCGAAGCCACCTACTCCAACGATCTGCCCACCCAGCACAACCAGTTGTGGGCTGCGTTTGTCACCGCCAAGAAGGTGGGCGCCAAGGTCACCAAAGTGGATACGCAACCAGCTCTGGAACTACCCGGCGTGGTGGCGTACTTCGATGCCAAGGACATTCCGGGACCCAACTACGTTGGGCCCAAGGTCAGGGACGCGTTCTTCTTCCCGCAGGATGAGCAACTGTTCGCCACGGGTCAAATTAAGTTCTATGGTCAGCCCGTGGGCATGATCCTAGCCAACTCCAATTCGCTGGCCAATCGGGCTGCAGAGCTGGTGAAACTGAGCTACGAAGGCGGAGCGGAAGAAGTACTGCCCACCTTGAAGGCAGTTCTAGATAAGGAGGGATCCGAAGCTGGAAACAGCAAGCGGTTGGAGCAACCCGTCAAGTCCACCATCGAGGTGCTCCAGCTGGAGGAGCCCTTCGACGTGAGCTCCTCCGGTCAGCTGGATATGGGACTGCAGTACCACTACTACATGGAACCGCAGACAACAGTGGTTGTGCCCTTCGAGGGCGGCCTGCAGGTGTACACGGCCACCCAGTGGATGGACCTGACCCAGGACACCATCGCCAATGTGCTGAACCTCAAGTCCAACGAAGTCCAGGTGAAGACGCGTCGCATTGGAGGAGGATATGGAGGCAAGGCCACTCGGTGCAACGtggctgccgccgctgctgctttgGCTGCTCACAAGCTGAACAGACCCGTCAGGTTCGTCCAGTCCCTGGAGTCCATCATGACCAGTCTGGGCAAGCGCTGGGCGTTCCACTGCGACTACGACTTCTTCGTTCAGAAATCCGGAAAAATCTCCGGAATCGTAAGTCGATTCTACGAGGATGCTGGATATCTATCCAACGAATCACCCATCGGCCACACCGTCTTGCTGTCCAAGAATTGCTACGAGTTCAGCGACAACTACAAGCTGGATGGCTACTTGGTCTGCACAGACTCGCCGTCGAACACTCCGTGCCGTGCTCCTGGCTCCGTGGAAGGCATTGCGATGATGGAGAACATAATCGAGCACATCGCCTTCGAGACCGGACTGGATCCGGCTGATGTGCGTACCGCCAACCTGCTGCCCGCCCATAAAATGGGCGACATGATGCCGCGATTCCTGGAAAGCACCAAGTACAGGGCACGCAGGACGGAGGTCGCTGCCCACAACAAGGAGAACCGCTGGCGCAAGCGCGGATTGGGTCTGTGCATCATGGAGTACCAGATCGGCTACTTTGGACAGTACCCCGCCACGGTGGCCATCTACCATAGCGATGGCACCGTCGTGGTCTCCCATGGAGGCATTGAAATGGGTCAAG GCATGAACACCAAAATCTCGCAGGTGGTGGGCCACACCCTGGGCATTCCGATGGAACAGATCCGCATCGAGGCCAGCGATACCATCAACGGAGCCAACTCCATGGTCACCGGAGGGGCAGTGGGCAGTGAAACCCTCTGCTTTGCAGTCCGCAAGGCGTGCGAAACCCTCAACGAAAGATTGAAGCCCGTGCGCGAGGAGCTGAAGCCCGCGAATTGGCAGGATCTCGTCCAGGAGGCCTACAACCGCAAGATCAATCTGATTGCCAGCGATCAGTGCAAACAGGGCGACATGGATCCGTACTCCGTGTGCGGCCTCTGCCTCACCGAGGTGGAGCTGGATGTCCTCACCGGCAACTACATTGTGGGTCGCGTGGACATCCTGGAGGACACTGGCGAGAGTCTGAATCCCAATGTGGACATTGGCCAGATCGAGGGCGCCTTCATGATGGGCCTGGGCTACTGGACCAGCGAACAGGTGATTGCGGATCCCAAGACGGGCGAGTGTCTCACGAATCGCACCTGGACGTATAAGCCGCCAGGAGCGAAGGACATACCCACCGATCTGCGCATCGAGCTGCTGCCCAAGAGTCCCAACAAGGCGGGCTTCATGCGGTCCAAGG CTACCGGAGAGCCAGCCATCTGTTTGTCCATCGCAGTCGCCTTTGCCCTGCAGCACGCGCTGCAATCGGCTCGCGATGACGCCGGCGTGGCCAAGTCGTGGGTGACCCTTACCGCCCCGATGACGCCCGAGTACCTGGTCCTCCACGCGGGCAGCGAACCCAGCCAGTTCAAGCTGAACTAG